In a single window of the Caproicibacterium sp. BJN0003 genome:
- the pfkA gene encoding 6-phosphofructokinase, with the protein MGAKSIAVLTSGGDAPGMNAAVRAVVRTGLYLGMRVIGIKRGYNGLLSGDTVEMNLRSVSDIIHRGGTVIYTARSPEFNTPEGVKKAADMCHKLDISGVVVIGGDGSFRGARDLTGAGIPCIGIPGTIDNDIASSEYTVGFDTAMNTVVEMVDRLRDTTESHDRCSVVEVMGRRCGELALQSGIAVGATSILVPEVPFDFQRDIVDRMKFTQKAGKRHFIIVVAEGVGGVEELGKRIKNETGIETRVTILGHVQRGGSPTLRDRLVASEMGYRAAKLLYEGNSNRVVVMQNGKIIDLDITEALNKKREFNMELYKIAHVISI; encoded by the coding sequence ATGGGAGCGAAATCAATTGCAGTTTTAACAAGCGGCGGAGACGCCCCTGGAATGAATGCAGCTGTTCGTGCAGTCGTACGTACCGGACTTTATTTGGGGATGCGTGTAATCGGTATAAAACGGGGATATAATGGACTTTTATCCGGTGATACAGTGGAAATGAATCTGCGGAGTGTTTCGGATATTATCCACCGTGGTGGAACAGTGATTTATACAGCACGCAGTCCGGAATTTAATACGCCGGAAGGCGTAAAAAAAGCGGCTGATATGTGCCATAAACTCGACATTAGCGGTGTAGTCGTTATTGGCGGTGATGGTTCTTTTCGTGGTGCAAGAGATTTAACGGGAGCTGGAATTCCCTGCATTGGTATTCCAGGAACAATTGACAATGATATTGCGTCCAGTGAATATACCGTTGGTTTTGATACTGCAATGAATACAGTCGTTGAAATGGTTGATAGACTGCGTGATACAACAGAGTCTCATGACCGCTGCAGTGTTGTAGAGGTTATGGGGCGTCGCTGCGGAGAACTTGCATTGCAGTCCGGCATTGCAGTAGGTGCAACTTCTATCCTGGTCCCAGAAGTTCCTTTTGACTTTCAGCGAGACATTGTGGATCGCATGAAGTTTACACAGAAAGCTGGAAAGCGCCACTTTATTATTGTTGTTGCAGAAGGCGTTGGTGGGGTAGAAGAGCTAGGAAAACGAATTAAAAATGAAACAGGAATTGAAACGAGAGTAACGATTCTTGGGCATGTGCAGCGCGGTGGCTCTCCGACTCTGCGGGATCGTTTAGTAGCAAGCGAAATGGGATATCGTGCAGCAAAGCTACTGTATGAAGGTAACAGCAACCGTGTCGTTGTTATGCAAAATGGAAAAATTATTGATTTAGATATTACAGAAGCTTTGAATAAAAAGCGTGAGTTTAATATGGAACTCTATAAGATTGCTCATGTGATCTCAATTTAA